In Streptomyces ambofaciens ATCC 23877, a single genomic region encodes these proteins:
- a CDS encoding 3-hydroxyacyl-CoA dehydrogenase: MRIRIVGAGAMGRGIAQWAATAGHTVELCDVRQEAVASALDFVRSMLERAADKGRMSAGDSASVLERLVPLDDPWAAGPHVELVVEAVREDLDTKAEVFGKLERVLPASAVFATNTSSLSVTRIAATLDDPSRLVGLHFFNPVPLMKIVEVVPGAATRPDIPPALTALVEGCGHRAVTVADTPGFLVNHAGRGLVTEALALLEESVAEPVDIDRIARDVLGLRMGPFELMDLTGLDVTAAVIDSVWEGFRHEDRLRPSYLTPNRVAAGLHGRKTGRGWYAHGPDAPAPGAVAEPPVTGDADRPVFVAEAGSPYAAAFREALAATGATVETGPEPSRDAVVLVAVWGTTVASAVAALGLPPGRTFGADPLPAAGRRRVLAVTPAADPSAARDARAVLARAADGEEPYAVSVVRDTAGSVAQRLLASVVSVASSIAERSLAAPADIDLAVRAGLGYPVGPLTWGDRIGAGRMLELQRALHATTGDPRHRPTRWLTERAQLGLPLTAPGTSPADCTGR; the protein is encoded by the coding sequence ATGCGCATCAGGATCGTCGGCGCCGGAGCCATGGGCCGCGGTATCGCCCAGTGGGCCGCGACCGCCGGACACACCGTCGAGTTGTGCGACGTGCGGCAGGAGGCCGTGGCGTCGGCCCTGGACTTCGTACGGTCCATGCTGGAACGGGCGGCGGACAAGGGCCGGATGTCCGCCGGGGACAGTGCGTCGGTCCTGGAGCGGCTGGTCCCGCTGGACGACCCGTGGGCCGCCGGCCCGCACGTCGAGCTGGTCGTCGAAGCCGTACGGGAGGACCTGGACACCAAGGCGGAGGTGTTCGGGAAACTGGAACGGGTCCTGCCCGCCTCCGCCGTGTTCGCCACCAACACCTCGTCCCTGTCCGTGACGCGGATCGCGGCCACCCTGGACGACCCGAGCCGACTCGTGGGCCTGCACTTCTTCAACCCCGTACCGCTCATGAAGATCGTCGAGGTGGTGCCGGGCGCGGCGACCCGGCCGGACATCCCGCCGGCCCTCACCGCGCTGGTGGAGGGCTGCGGCCATCGCGCGGTCACGGTCGCGGACACGCCGGGCTTCCTGGTCAACCACGCCGGCCGGGGCCTGGTCACGGAGGCGCTGGCACTGCTGGAGGAGTCGGTGGCCGAACCGGTGGACATCGACCGGATCGCCCGTGACGTGCTGGGGCTGCGGATGGGCCCGTTCGAGCTGATGGATCTCACGGGGCTCGACGTCACGGCCGCGGTGATCGACTCGGTCTGGGAGGGCTTCCGTCACGAGGACCGCCTGCGCCCCTCCTACCTCACCCCGAACCGGGTGGCCGCGGGGCTGCACGGCCGGAAGACGGGCCGGGGCTGGTACGCCCACGGCCCCGACGCCCCGGCCCCCGGCGCCGTCGCCGAGCCGCCGGTGACGGGGGACGCGGACCGGCCGGTGTTCGTGGCGGAGGCGGGCTCGCCGTACGCAGCGGCGTTCCGGGAGGCGCTGGCCGCCACCGGGGCGACCGTGGAGACCGGCCCCGAGCCGTCCCGCGACGCGGTGGTGCTGGTTGCGGTCTGGGGCACCACGGTGGCCTCCGCCGTGGCCGCGCTGGGCCTGCCCCCCGGACGCACCTTCGGGGCGGACCCGCTGCCCGCGGCGGGCCGGCGCCGGGTGCTCGCGGTGACACCTGCGGCCGACCCGTCCGCCGCGCGGGACGCGCGAGCGGTCCTCGCCCGGGCGGCCGACGGTGAGGAGCCGTACGCCGTGTCGGTGGTACGGGACACGGCGGGCTCGGTGGCACAGCGGCTGCTGGCCTCCGTGGTGTCGGTCGCCTCCTCGATCGCGGAGCGCTCGCTCGCCGCCCCGGCGGACATCGATCTGGCCGTACGGGCCGGACTCGGCTACCCCGTCGGGCCGCTGACCTGGGGCGACCGCATCGGCGCCGGCCGGATGCTGGAGCTCCAGCGGGCCCTGCACGCCACGACCGGCGACCCGCGGCACCGTCCGACGCGCTGGCTCACCGAGCGCGCCCAGCTCGGTCTCCCGCTGACGGCCCCGGGCACATCGCCCGCCGACTGCACCGGCCGGTGA
- a CDS encoding CoA-transferase subunit beta, with protein sequence MTLTPSEAVTSSELLSVVASRELASRRTVFAGIGLPTLATELARLTVAPQIEVVYESGVCGAHPSHLPETIADAVLISGAEAVLSMPALFGYVLQGGHIDVGFLGAAQIDRWGNLNTSVIGDWERPDVRLPGSGGAIEVMANSREVFVVMRRHTPRSFTAALDFCTTPGPDRALAEGIRPLGVGVTRVITELGILAREGIGEELRLVAVHPGVTVDQVREATGWELEVADSVATVEPPTAAELRLLRKDVDPGRVYLR encoded by the coding sequence GTGACGCTCACCCCGTCCGAGGCGGTCACGTCCTCGGAGCTGCTCTCCGTCGTCGCCTCCCGTGAACTGGCCTCCCGACGGACGGTGTTCGCGGGCATCGGACTGCCGACCCTCGCCACCGAACTGGCCCGTCTGACGGTCGCGCCGCAGATCGAGGTCGTGTACGAGTCCGGGGTCTGCGGCGCACACCCCTCGCACCTGCCGGAGACCATCGCCGACGCCGTACTCATCTCGGGCGCGGAGGCGGTGCTGTCGATGCCGGCGCTGTTCGGTTACGTGCTCCAGGGCGGCCACATCGACGTCGGTTTCCTGGGGGCCGCCCAGATCGACCGGTGGGGCAACCTCAACACCTCCGTGATCGGGGACTGGGAGCGCCCGGACGTGCGGCTGCCGGGCTCCGGCGGCGCGATCGAGGTGATGGCCAACTCCCGTGAGGTCTTCGTGGTGATGCGCCGCCACACTCCGCGCTCCTTCACCGCGGCCCTGGACTTCTGCACCACCCCCGGCCCGGACCGGGCGCTGGCGGAGGGCATCCGCCCCCTGGGCGTCGGCGTCACCCGGGTCATCACCGAACTGGGCATCCTGGCCCGTGAGGGCATCGGGGAGGAACTGCGGCTGGTCGCCGTCCACCCCGGTGTGACGGTCGACCAGGTCCGCGAGGCCACCGGCTGGGAGCTGGAGGTGGCCGACTCGGTGGCGACGGTGGAACCCCCGACCGCGGCGGAGCTGCGGCTGCTGCGCAAGGACGTGGACCCCGGCCGCGTCTATCTTCGCTGA